In Helicobacter pylori, a single genomic region encodes these proteins:
- the rpsO gene encoding 30S ribosomal protein S15: MALNLEKKQEIIKAFATKQNDTGSCEVQVALLNERIRLLTEHLKTNPKDHSSRLGLLKLVAQRRNLLKYIKRTDHARYVVLIEKLGIKDR; encoded by the coding sequence ATGGCTTTGAATCTGGAGAAAAAACAAGAAATCATTAAGGCGTTTGCCACTAAGCAAAACGATACGGGTTCTTGTGAGGTGCAAGTGGCGTTGTTGAATGAAAGGATCAGGCTTTTAACCGAGCATTTAAAAACTAACCCCAAAGATCATTCCAGTCGTTTAGGGCTTTTAAAATTAGTCGCTCAAAGACGCAACTTGTTGAAATACATCAAACGCACCGATCATGCGCGTTATGTGGTTTTGATTGAAAAGTTAGGCATTAAAGACAGATAA
- the flhA gene encoding flagellar biosynthesis protein FlhA — protein MANERSKLAFKKTFPVFKRFLQSKDLALVVFVIAILAIIIVPLPPFVLDFLLTISIALSVLIILIGLYIDKPTDFSAFPTLLLIVTLYRLALNVATTRMILTQGYKGPSAVSDIITAFGEFSVSGNYVIGAIIFSILVLVNLLVVTNGSTRVTEVRARFALDAMPGKQMAIDADLNSGLIDDKEAKKRRAALSQEADFYGAMDGASKFVKGDAIASIIITLINIIGGFLVGVFQRDMSLSFSASTFTILTIGDGLVGQIPALIIATATGIVATRTTQNEEEDFASKLITQLTNKSKTLVIVGAILLLFATIPGLPTFSLAFVGTLFLFIAWLISREGKDGLLTKLENYLSQKFGLDLSEKPHSSKIKPHTQTTRAKTQEELKREEEQAIDEVLKIEFLELALGYQLISLADMKQGGDLLERIRGIRKKIASDYGFLMPQIRIRDNLQLPPTHYEIKLKGIVIGEGMVMPDKFLAMNTGFVNKEIEGIPTKEPAFGMDALWIETKNKEEAIIQGYTIIDPSTVIATHTSELVKKYAEDFITKDEVKSLLERLAKDYPTIVEESKKIPTGAIRSVLQALLHEKIPIKDMLTILETITDIAPLVQNDVNILTEQVRARLSRVITNAFKSEDGRLKFLTFSTDSEQFLLNKLRENGTSKSLLLNVGELQKLIEGVSEEAMKVLQKGIAPVILIVEPNLRKALSNQMEQARIDVVVLSHAELDPNSNFEALGTIHINF, from the coding sequence ATGGCAAACGAACGCTCCAAATTAGCTTTTAAAAAGACTTTCCCCGTCTTTAAACGCTTCTTGCAATCCAAAGACTTAGCCCTTGTGGTCTTTGTGATAGCTATTTTAGCGATCATTATCGTGCCGTTACCGCCTTTTGTGTTGGATTTTTTACTCACGATTTCTATCGCGCTATCGGTGTTGATTATTTTAATCGGGCTTTATATTGACAAACCGACTGATTTTAGCGCTTTCCCCACTTTATTGCTCATTGTAACCTTGTACCGCTTGGCTTTAAATGTCGCCACGACCAGAATGATTTTAACGCAAGGCTATAAAGGGCCTAGTGCGGTGAGCGATATTATCACAGCGTTTGGGGAATTTAGCGTGAGCGGGAATTATGTGATTGGGGCTATTATCTTTAGTATTTTAGTGCTGGTGAATTTATTAGTGGTTACTAATGGCTCTACTAGGGTTACTGAAGTAAGGGCGCGATTCGCTCTAGACGCTATGCCAGGAAAGCAAATGGCGATTGATGCGGATTTAAATTCAGGGCTTATTGATGATAAGGAAGCTAAAAAACGACGCGCCGCTCTAAGCCAAGAAGCGGATTTTTATGGCGCGATGGATGGCGCGTCTAAATTTGTCAAAGGCGATGCGATCGCTTCTATCATCATCACGCTTATCAATATCATTGGAGGGTTTTTAGTGGGCGTGTTTCAAAGGGATATGAGCTTGAGCTTTAGCGCTAGCACTTTCACTATCTTAACCATTGGCGATGGGCTTGTAGGGCAAATCCCTGCCTTAATCATTGCGACAGCGACCGGTATTGTCGCCACTCGCACCACGCAAAACGAAGAAGAGGACTTTGCTTCCAAACTCATCACACAGCTCACCAATAAAAGCAAAACCTTAGTGATTGTGGGGGCGATTTTATTGCTTTTTGCAACCATTCCTGGACTCCCTACCTTTTCTTTAGCGTTTGTAGGGACTCTCTTTTTGTTCATCGCATGGCTGATTAGCAGGGAGGGAAAAGACGGGTTGCTCACTAAATTAGAAAATTATTTGAGTCAAAAATTCGGCTTGGATTTGAGCGAAAAACCCCACAGCTCTAAAATCAAACCCCACACCCAAACCACAAGGGCTAAAACCCAAGAAGAGCTTAAAAGAGAAGAAGAACAAGCGATTGATGAAGTGTTAAAGATTGAATTTTTAGAATTGGCTTTAGGCTATCAGCTCATCAGTCTTGCGGACATGAAACAAGGGGGCGATTTGTTAGAAAGGATTAGGGGCATTAGAAAAAAGATAGCGAGCGATTATGGTTTTTTGATGCCTCAAATCCGGATCAGGGATAATTTGCAACTCCCCCCAACGCATTATGAAATCAAGCTTAAAGGCATTGTGATTGGTGAGGGCATGGTGATGCCAGATAAGTTTTTAGCCATGAATACCGGTTTTGTGAATAAAGAGATTGAAGGCATTCCTACTAAAGAGCCAGCTTTTGGAATGGACGCTTTATGGATTGAAACCAAAAATAAAGAAGAAGCCATTATTCAAGGCTATACCATTATTGATCCAAGCACCGTTATTGCGACACACACCAGCGAATTAGTGAAAAAATACGCTGAAGATTTTATCACTAAAGACGAAGTGAAATCCCTTTTAGAGCGCTTGGCTAAAGACTATCCTACGATTGTAGAAGAGAGTAAAAAAATCCCCACCGGTGCGATCCGATCAGTCTTGCAAGCCTTGTTGCATGAAAAAATCCCCATTAAAGACATGCTCACTATTTTAGAAACGATTACCGATATTGCCCCATTGGTTCAAAACGATGTGAATATCTTAACCGAACAAGTGAGAGCAAGGCTTTCTAGGGTGATCACTAACGCTTTTAAATCTGAAGACGGGCGTTTGAAATTTTTAACCTTTTCTACCGATAGCGAACAATTTTTGCTGAATAAATTGCGAGAAAATGGCACTTCTAAGAGCTTGCTACTCAATGTGGGCGAATTGCAAAAACTCATTGAAGGGGTTTCTGAAGAGGCCATGAAAGTCTTGCAAAAAGGGATCGCTCCGGTGATTTTGATCGTAGAGCCTAATTTAAGAAAAGCTCTTTCTAATCAAATGGAGCAGGCCAGGATTGATGTGGTCGTGCTAAGCCATGCGGAATTAGATCCTAACTCTAATTTTGAAGCCTTAGGCACGATCCATATTAACTTTTAA